The DNA sequence CGGTCTCGTTGACGTGCCGCGCGAGTTGCCGCGCCGCGGCGTCGTCGCCGAAGTGGACACCCGGCGACGAAATCGACAGCAGGGAAACCGCGACGCCCCAGCGGTCCATCAGCTCGAGGTGCCGCGTCGCCGACCAGGTGGGCCAGCCCGGCATGCCGTCCGGCGAGCCGTGCCCGGCCGCGATCGCGGCTTCGACGTACTCCGGGGTGAGGAAGTGCGCGTGGACGTCGACCAGCCCGGTCACGCGACGACCTCGCCGGCCGCCCAGACGCGGCGGACCTTCGCCGTCGCCGTGATGTCCCGGGTCGGGTCGCCGTCGACGAGCACCAGGTCCGCCCGCAGTCCTTCCCGTACGGCCCCGCGATCCGGCAGCCCGAAGTGGCGGGCCGGCAGCTCGGTCGCCGCGCGCAGGACGTCCACTTCGGACAGTCCGGCGCCGGCCAGCAGGCCGAGCTCTTCGTGCAGGCTCGCGCCCTGGACGACCGGGAACGGCAGCATCGGCGCGGAAAAGGCGTCCGTGCCGGCGAGGATCGGCACGCCGGCCGCGTGCAGCGCCGCGACCGAGCGGCGGCCGGCCTCGTAGCCCTCGGCGCCGAGCTTGGTCGTCAGCGCCGCCATCATCGCCAGCGTGGGCACGGCGACCTGGCCCTGCTCGGCCATCCGGGACGCGGTCTCCGCGTCGAGGACGCCGTCGCGCGGGACGTGGGTGACGACGTCCGCGCCGGCCCGGACGGCGCGGCGGAAGGCGTCGACGGACGAAGCGTGGGCGACGGTGCGCTTGCCGTGCGCCTTGCCCTCGGCGACCACGGCGTCGATGGTCGCCTGGTCGAGCAGGTCTCCCTCGATGACGACCTTGAGGTAGTCGGACCCCTCGGCGACGCGGCGCGCGACGAACTCCGCGGCCTGCCCGGGCGCGGTGAGGATCGCCTCCGCGGGCATGCCCGGCATCTTCGCGTGGTTTCCGCACGGGCCGATGGCGGGCAGGCCCGCGCTGCGGATGTCGGGCACCCGGCCGCGGAACGAGTCGACGCGCTCGCGGGGCCAGCACGCCATGTCGAGCGCCGTGGTGATCCCGTGGGCGGCCAGTGCGCTCAGGTCGTCCGGGGTGAGCAGGTGCACGTGGGCGTCGATGAGGCCGGGCAGCAGGGTGGCGCCCGCGCAGTCGACGACCTCGGCGCCGGCCGCGTCGGCCCCGAGCACCGCGTCGTCGAGCACGACGGTCGTGGGTTCGGTCAGGCCGGCGCCGTCGAAGACGCGCACACCGGTCAAAGCGGTCTTGGTCATGAGTCCTTCCCCGCGGCGGCCGGGCCCCACGAGGCCGGTTCGACGCTGAAGCTGGTCTCCATCAGGATCTCCCGCGTGCGGTTGACGTGCGCCTCGAACCGGGCGACCGCGAGGTCGGCGTCGTGCGCCAAGGCCGCGTCCACCAGGCCCTGGTGCTCACCCGCGACGTCGCGGTGCCGCTGCTCGCCGCCGGGGCCGGACCAGGCGCGGTAGAGCTCCGCGGCGTCGGACAGCCGGGTGCAGATGTCCAGCAGCACCGCGTTGCCGCACGCCTTGATCAGCGTGTGGTGGAACTCCAGGTGCGCGCGGGCCCAGTCCTCGTTGCGCCGCAGCGGCGGCCCGGGCAGGAGCATCGCCTGACCGGCGAGCCGGTGGTGCGCGGCCAGCACCTCCGACTCCCAGGTGACGCCGCCGCGCTGCACGGACAGCCGCAGCGCCGAGCCTTCGTTGATCGCCCTGGCCTCGGTCAGGTCCGTGAGCGCCTGCATCGACAGCGGCGTGACCCGGAACCCGCGGTTGCGGTCGACCTGCACGAGGTCCTTGGCCGCGAGCAGGCCCAGCGCTTCGCGCACGACGCTGAGGCTGACCCCGAAGTCGCTGCTCAGATCGGCGGGCTTCAGGCGCTCCCCCGGCGCCAGCTCGCCGTTGAGGACCGCCGACCGCAGCCGGGTGTACACCGACACGGCCAGGCTCTCGCCACCCGCTCTCTTCGCCATGCCGAGACGGTAACACACTCTCCGCTCAAGAATCGATTCTTGTCTTGACAGTCGGATATCGCGAGCAGAGTATGAATCGCATCGGCACTTCGATCGAAAGGGCCTTCCATGCGGATCGCCAACCTCGCCGGCCGGCTCGTCCTCCTCACCGGGGGCGGCGCCGTCGACGTCGAGCGCGCCAGTGCGCAGCGCTTCTCCGCCGACCCCCACGCCGTCTACGCCCGCTGGGACGAGTTCGTCGCCTGGGCGGCCGGCGTCCCGGCCACCGGCGCCGAACCGTTCGACGAGGCCGGGCTGCGGGCTCCGTCGCCGACGCCGTCCCAGGTCTTCGGCGTCGGGCTGAACTACCGCGACCACGCGGCCGAGTCCGGGCTCGGCCTGCCGGACTCCCCCGCCGTGTTCACCAAGTTCCCCAGCTGCCTGACCGGTCCCCACGGCGGGATCGCGCTCACCGGGTCCACTGTGGACTGGGAGGTCGAGCTCGTCGCCGTCATCGGCCGCGAGGCGCGGCACGTGCCCGCCGAGCGCGGCTGGGAGCACGTCGCCGGGCTGACCGCCGGCCAGGACCTCTCCGACCGGACCGTGCAGCTGGCCGGCCCGGCCCCGCAGTTCAGCCTCGGCAAGTCCGCGCCCGGGTTCGGGCCGACCGGGCCGTGGCTGGTCACGCCGGACGAGTTCGCCGACCGCGACGACCTGGAACTGAGCTCCGAGGTCAACGGCGAGCCCGTGCAGAAGGGCCGGACCAGCGACCTCGTCTTCCCGGTGGCCGAACTGGTCGCGCGGCTCTCGGCGATCCTGCCGCTGCGGCCGGGCGACCTGATCTTCACCGGCACCCCGGCCGGTGTCGGCGTGGCCCGCACCCCGCAGCGGTTCCTCGCCGCCGGGGACGAGCTGGTCACCACGGTCGAAGGCATCGGCTCGATGCGTCACCGGTTCACGGGACCGTCGTGACCACGGTCGACGCGGCCCGGTTCCGCGCGGTGATGGCCGCGGTCTGCGCGCCGGTCACGGTCGTCACCACGACCGCAGCCGGCGGGCCGCGGGGCGCCACCGTCAGCTCGTTCACTTCGCTGTCCCTGGACCCGCCGCTGGTGAGCGTCGCCTTCGACCGCCGCTCGGCGCTGCTGGCCGAGATCCTCGACGCGGGCCGGTTCGGCGTGAACCTGCTCGGCCAGGGCCAGGACGACCTCGCCGTCCGGTTCGCCACCCGCGGCGCCGACCGCTTCGGCGGCGAGACCGCGTGGTTCACCGACGCCGGCCTGCCCCGGCTGCGCGACGCCGCCGGCTGGGTGGCCTGCGACCTGGACCGGGTCGTCGGGGCCGGCGACCACCTCCTGCTGTTCGGCCTGGTCACCGCGCTCGGCCGGGCCGAGCTGCCGCCGCTCGTCTACGCCCACCGCACGTTCGGCACCCACTCGCGCTACGCCGAGCGGCCCCGCCCGCTCATCACCGACCAGATCGCCGCCTGCGCCCGCTGACCCGCCCCGGAAGGACGACGACGTCATGACCCTCGCGACCGAACAGCCCGCGCCCACGCTCGACCGGCTCCTCGCCCGCATCGCCGAACTCCAGCCGCTGCTGGAGAAGAACGCCGCCCAGGGCGAGGCCGACCGGCGCGTCGTCGAAGAAAGCATCGCCGCGCTGACCGGCGCCGGCGCGTTCAAGATCGCCCAGCCCCGCCGCTACGGCGGGTACGGGCTCCCGGTCCGCGCGATGCTCGACGTCTCCGCCGCGGTCGCCGAGGCCGACGGCGGGACCGCCTGGGTGGTCGCGCTGAGCAACGTCTGCGCGTGGCTCGCCGGCCTGTTCGGCAGGCAGGCGCAAGACGACATCTGGGGCGCGGACCCCGGCGCGAAGGTGTCCGGCGTGCTCGCCCCGACCGCCGAGACGACCAAAGTGGACGGTGGTTGGCGCGTCACCGGGCGCTGGTACTACAACTCCGGCTCGTGGCACGCCGACTGGGCGGGGCTGGGCATCCCGCTGACCGACGAGCGCGGCGAGGTCGTCGACCAGGGCCTGGCCCTGCTCCCCCGCACCGACCTCGGCTTCGAGGACACCTGGTTCGTCGCCGGGATGCGTTCGTCGGGGTCCAACTGCCTGATCGCCGACGACGTCTTCGTGCCGGCGCACCGCGTCATGTCGGTGCCGCCCGCCATCGGCGGGCAGTACGCGGTCGACGCGCCCGAAGAGGACCTGTTCCGCGCCGCGCTCGTCCCCGTCCTGACGCTGGTGCTGGCCGGTCCGCAGCTCGGTCTCGGCCGCAAGGCGCTGAAGCTGGTGAAGGAGAAGGCCGGCCGCAAGGCGGTCTCGTACACGAGCTACGCGACGCAGGCCGACTCCGTCGCCTTCCAGCTGCAGCTCGCCGAAGCGGCGATGCGGATCGACACCGCCCACCTGCACGCCTACCGGGCGGCCGACGACATCGACGCGGCCTCGGCGGCGGGCACCTACCCCGGCGTCGAAGCCCGCGCCCGGGTGCGCGCGGACACCGGCTGGGCGGTCGAGAACATCACCCGCGCCATCGACGTCCTGCTTTCGGCGCACGGCGCGGGCAGCTTCGCCGACGTCAACCCGCTGCAGCGGATCTGGCGCGACTCGGCGGTCGCCGCCCGGCACGCGATCGTGCTGCCCGCGGTCAACTACGAGGTCTACGGCAAGGCGCTGCTCGGGCGCGACGACCAGATCACCCCGCTCATCTGAACCCGCGGAGGAACCGGCATGAGCCTGCACCGCCTCACCAAGATCACCATCGGCGTCCCGGACGTCGACGAAACCGCCAAGTACTACACGGAATTCGGCCTGACGCCGACCGAGTCCGGGTTCGCCACCGCCGACGGCGGCGAACAGCTGGAACTGCGCCAGGCCCGGCAGCGCCGGCTGCTGACCCTGGGCATCGGCGCCGACGACCCGGACGACCTCGGCCGCATCGCCGCATCGCTGGCCCGCCTCGACGTCGAAAGCCGCGTCGAGAGCGGCGAACTGTACACAAAGGACCCGGTGACCGGGCTCGACGTCGTCGTGTCGGTCGCGCCTCGCCTGCGCCAGGAACCGCCGGAACCGGCGGCGTACAACCAGCCCGGCTCGATCCGGCGCGCGAACACCCGCGCCCCCGGCATCGACCGCGAGCCGCCGGTGCGGCCGCGCAAGCTCGGCCACGTCGTGTTCGGTTCGACCGACCAGGCCGCGACACAGCGGTTCTTCACCGAAGGCCTCGGGTTCAAGGTCAGCGACGAGGCCCCCGGCCTGGCCGCGTTCATGCGCTGCTCGACCGACCACCACAACGTGCTGGTGCAGCAGGCCCCGGTGAGCTTCCTGCACCACACGTCGTGGGAGGTCGACGACGTCGACGAGGTCGGCCGCGGCGCCACCGCGATGCTCCAGGGGCACCCCGAGCGCCACACGTGGGGCCTGGGCCGGCACTACATCGGCTCGAACTTCTTCTGGTACCTGCGCGACCCGGCCGGCAACTTCTCCGAGTACTACTCCGACATCGACTGCATCCTCGAAGACCAGCTGTGGGAACCCCGCGTCGTCGCCGGCGAGAAGAGCCTCTACGCGTGGGGCCCGCCACCCCCACCGTCATTCCTCGCACCGGAGGACCTGGCAGACCTGATGACCGACGCCCACGACGGCGCGTGAGCGAGCCGGCCGCAGCGATTTCCGGCCACCTGTAACAACCCTCCCGCGTCGGCGACTTGATCTCAGTCGACGAAGGAGGCGGTCGGTGACGGACCTGACCATGGTGGAACCATTCGAAAAGCTCGAGGCACTGCGGGCGCCGGGAAGCGCCGTGCTCTGCGTGGGCACCGGTGACCACGAGGCCGAGGTTCTGGCGGCCTGGCACGTGAGCCCCGGTGGCGACCCCACCGGGGCTTGGCTCGTTCCCGTGGCCGAAGCGTTCACCGCACCGGATGCGGCACGGCGTCTCCTGAGCCTCGTCGAGCGGCGTGCGATCGCCGCCGTCCACCCGGAGGATGTGCAGGACTGGCTCAAGCGGCTGTCCGCCGCGGCGGACTCCGGCATCGAGGACGGCTGGTGGCTGCCGCAGCTGTTTTCGCCGGTGGAAGCATTCCGCGAAGCCGCGCAGCGAAGGCAGCGGTACGACCGCACGGTCGAGGCCGCGCGCCAGGAAAGCAAGACGATCACCCCGCTGGAGTGGACGCACGACATCCCCCTCGACCCCGAGATCGAGGACTTCGCTTCGCTGCAGCGAGTCGCCCGCATTTCGCCCGCACCCGGGACGCCCGTGGTGTCCGAAGCCCTGTCGATCGCGCGCACGCTGAGGTGGCTGGTGTCGGTCTGGGCGGAAACCGAGCAGGTGAAGGGCCGGCGCCGGTACGTCCAGGCCGAACACGGAGACGCCGAACCGCTGCCGCCCCGGTGGCTGGCCGCGGTGCAGGCCGCCGGCGCCAACCGGCTGCCGCTGTGAAGCCCGTGCACGGCTACGCCGTCATCGACACCGAGACCACCGGGATCCGCACCGGCCGGCACCACCGCATCGCGGAGATCGCGGTCGTCCACGTGGACCCGCACGGGCGGATCACCGACGAGTGGGTGACGCTGGTCAACCCCGATCGCGACCTGGGTCCCCAGGCCATCCACGGCATCCGGGCCGCCGACGCACGCCGGGCGCCCCGGTTCGGGGACCTCGCCGGGGAACTCGTCCAGCGCCTGAGCGGGCGCGTGGTGGTCGCGCACAACTGGGCGTTCGACGCGATGCACCTGCGTGCGGAATTCGGCCGCCTGGGCATCGGCACACCGTTCGAGACCGACGCCGGGCTCTGCACCATGCGCGCGGCAGGCCGGGCGCGCCTGGGTTCCGGGCGGTCCTTGGTGGACTGCTGCGCGGCCGCCAGGCTGCCCGAACGCTCGTGGCACACCGCCCTCGACGACGCACGAGGAGCCGGTGACCTGCTCGGGTTCCTCCTGCGGTCCGCGCCGAACGCGGTCGCCGTGACCGAGACCCACCTGCGTGCGGCGAACTGGGCCTGGCCCCGGCTCGCCCGAAGCACGGTTCGCACTGTTCAGCGCACGGCGGTCGGGCACGTCGAGCCGCACTTCCTCGCCAGGCTCGTCGAACGGATGCCGCGAGACGGCGAACCGGTGGTCGACGCGTACTTCGCGATGCTCGACGACGCCTTGCTCGACCGGCAGATCTCGGCGACCGAGGGTGACGCGCTCGTCGGCCTCGCCCACGACCTCGGCCTGCACAAGAACGAGGTCGTGGCTCTGCACCTGAGCTACCTGCGGGACTTGGCCCGCGAGGCCTGGGCGGACCAGGTGGTCACCGACGACGAGCGGAAGGACCTGCTCACGGTCGCCACGCTGCTGGCACTCGATTCCGGGATCGTCGAAACGATCCTCGACGAGGAACGCGACGCCGGGCAGGCACCGGTGCCGGGCCACGACCGGAAGGTGGGCGGACTCGTCCTGCGGCCGGGTGACAAGGTGGTGCTCACCGGGGACATGCGCCGGGGACGCACGGAGATCGTGGCCGACGCCGCCGCGGCCGGGATCCGCGTCACCACCGCGGTCAGCGAGCAGACGCGGGTACTCGCCGCGGCCGACCCCGACTCCCTGTCGGGCAAGGCCAAGCGAGCGCGTGAATGCGGTGTCCCGGTGGTCTCCGAAGCCGCCTTCCTCCAGGCACTCGCCAGGCTCGGGCGATGAGCTGATCCGGTCAGCGGGGCAGGTGCACCGTCTGCAGTGCCTGGTACGCCGTCAGCCCCTCCGGGCCCAGCTCGCGGCCGAGGCCCGAGTCCTTCACCCCGCCGAACGGGGCGGCCGGGTCGACCGTGTACGTGTTGATGCCGATCGTTCCCGTGCGGATCCGGCTCGCGACCGCTTGGCCGCGGGCCGGGTCGGTGGTCCAGACCGTGCCGCCCAGGCCGTACGGGGAGTCGTTGGCGATGGCGATCGCCTCTTCGTCGGTCTCGTACTTGATGATCGACAGGACCGGGCCGAAGATCTCTTCGCGGGCGATCGTCGAGTGGTTGTCGACGTCGGCGAACACCGTGGGCTCGACGAACCACCCGCGGGACTGGCCGGCCGGGCGGCCGCCGCCGGTGGTCAGGCGGGCGCCCTCCGCCAGGCCCTTCGCGATGTAGCCCTCGACGCGCTCGCGCTGGGCCGCCGAGGCCAGTGGGCCGATCTGGGTCGCCGGGTCGAGGGCGTCGCCGACGGCGAGGCTCGCCGCGAAGCCGGTGAACGTCTCGACGATCTCGTCGTAGCGGCTCGCCGGGGCGAGGATGCGGGTGGTGAGGTGGCAGGTCTGGCCGTTGTTGACCAGCGTCGACAGGAACAGGTCCTGCGGGTTCGCGGTCAGGTCGGCGTCGTCCAGCACGATCGCCGCGGACTTGCCGCCCAGCTCGAGCGTGACCGGGCGCAGCAGCCGGCCGCACGTCTCGGCGATCTGCCGTCCGGCGGCCGTCGAGCCGGTGAACGCGACCTTGTCCACCCCCGGGTGGGACACCAGGTGGGCGCCGCCCTCGCGGCCGCTCTGCACGATGTTGAGCACGCCGGGCGGGAACCCGGCCTCGTCGACCGCCTCGGCGAACAGCTGCGCGTCCAGCACCGTGCCCGGGCTCGGCTTGAGGACCAGCGTGCACCCGGCCGCCAGCGCCGGGCCGAGCTTGAACGCGGCCAGCGTCATCGGCAGGTTCCACGGCACGATCGCGCCGACCACGCCGACCGGCGTCCGCCGCACGCGGACCTTGCCGCCGAGCAGGCCGTCCCGCGGCTCGTCGAGCACGGCGGTCCGGATCAGGCCCGCGTAGTAGCGCAGGATCAGCTGCGGGAACCCGCCCTCGACTGCGTTGGCGATCGAGATCGGCAGGCCGTTCTGGCTGCTGACCCGCCGCGCCGTCTCCCCGGCGCGCGCGTCGAGCGCGACCGCCAGCCGCTCCATCACCGCCGCGCGCTCGGCCGGCTCCCAGGAGCTCCAGCCGACGGGGTCGTCGAACGCGGTCCGGGCGGCCGCCACCGCGGCGTCGATGTCGGCCTCGACCGCTTCGGGCACCCGCCCGATGACCTCTTCGGTGCTGGCCGAGACGACCTCGATGGTCCGGGCCGAAGCCGGCGCGACCCACTTGCCGCCGATGTACAGGGATTCGTAGACCAGGTCCACGGTCCGACTCCGTCCTTCGACCGGGCATTGCCGCCAGTAAAGCAGCGCGCGGTCGCCGGGGATTATCCGTTCGTGCGGTGCTCCGGGAACCGCTCGATCGATCGGCCGGACCGGCGTCAGCGGTGCGCCCCCGCGGCGCGGAAGGAGGCGATCCGGATCCGCAACCCGCGCAGGTGGACCAGGTCGATGGCGAACCCCGCCGCGGGCTCGTCGAGCCGGCACGGGCCCGTCAGGTGGACGAACTCGTCCACCGGGTCGAAGCGCGGTTCCGACCACACCGCCGCGTCGCCCGCCCCGGCCTCGCGGCGGGCGCGGGCCAGCCAGTAGACCGGCAGCTTCATCACTTCGCCCAACGCCTTGTCCAAGGCGGCGAGGTCGGTCTCGGCGACCGCGAGTCCCCGGCCGTCCTGGACGCGGGGCGCCCCGGACGAGGCGGCGTGGGTGAACGTCGCGGTGTCGCCGGACGCGGTGATCGTCCAGTCGGCCACGGTGGTGCGGGTG is a window from the Amycolatopsis sp. cg9 genome containing:
- a CDS encoding exonuclease domain-containing protein, translated to MKPVHGYAVIDTETTGIRTGRHHRIAEIAVVHVDPHGRITDEWVTLVNPDRDLGPQAIHGIRAADARRAPRFGDLAGELVQRLSGRVVVAHNWAFDAMHLRAEFGRLGIGTPFETDAGLCTMRAAGRARLGSGRSLVDCCAAARLPERSWHTALDDARGAGDLLGFLLRSAPNAVAVTETHLRAANWAWPRLARSTVRTVQRTAVGHVEPHFLARLVERMPRDGEPVVDAYFAMLDDALLDRQISATEGDALVGLAHDLGLHKNEVVALHLSYLRDLAREAWADQVVTDDERKDLLTVATLLALDSGIVETILDEERDAGQAPVPGHDRKVGGLVLRPGDKVVLTGDMRRGRTEIVADAAAAGIRVTTAVSEQTRVLAAADPDSLSGKAKRARECGVPVVSEAAFLQALARLGR
- a CDS encoding DUF6218 family protein is translated as MTDLTMVEPFEKLEALRAPGSAVLCVGTGDHEAEVLAAWHVSPGGDPTGAWLVPVAEAFTAPDAARRLLSLVERRAIAAVHPEDVQDWLKRLSAAADSGIEDGWWLPQLFSPVEAFREAAQRRQRYDRTVEAARQESKTITPLEWTHDIPLDPEIEDFASLQRVARISPAPGTPVVSEALSIARTLRWLVSVWAETEQVKGRRRYVQAEHGDAEPLPPRWLAAVQAAGANRLPL
- a CDS encoding fumarylacetoacetate hydrolase family protein, producing MRIANLAGRLVLLTGGGAVDVERASAQRFSADPHAVYARWDEFVAWAAGVPATGAEPFDEAGLRAPSPTPSQVFGVGLNYRDHAAESGLGLPDSPAVFTKFPSCLTGPHGGIALTGSTVDWEVELVAVIGREARHVPAERGWEHVAGLTAGQDLSDRTVQLAGPAPQFSLGKSAPGFGPTGPWLVTPDEFADRDDLELSSEVNGEPVQKGRTSDLVFPVAELVARLSAILPLRPGDLIFTGTPAGVGVARTPQRFLAAGDELVTTVEGIGSMRHRFTGPS
- a CDS encoding acyl-CoA dehydrogenase family protein; amino-acid sequence: MTLATEQPAPTLDRLLARIAELQPLLEKNAAQGEADRRVVEESIAALTGAGAFKIAQPRRYGGYGLPVRAMLDVSAAVAEADGGTAWVVALSNVCAWLAGLFGRQAQDDIWGADPGAKVSGVLAPTAETTKVDGGWRVTGRWYYNSGSWHADWAGLGIPLTDERGEVVDQGLALLPRTDLGFEDTWFVAGMRSSGSNCLIADDVFVPAHRVMSVPPAIGGQYAVDAPEEDLFRAALVPVLTLVLAGPQLGLGRKALKLVKEKAGRKAVSYTSYATQADSVAFQLQLAEAAMRIDTAHLHAYRAADDIDAASAAGTYPGVEARARVRADTGWAVENITRAIDVLLSAHGAGSFADVNPLQRIWRDSAVAARHAIVLPAVNYEVYGKALLGRDDQITPLI
- a CDS encoding GntR family transcriptional regulator, with translation MAKRAGGESLAVSVYTRLRSAVLNGELAPGERLKPADLSSDFGVSLSVVREALGLLAAKDLVQVDRNRGFRVTPLSMQALTDLTEARAINEGSALRLSVQRGGVTWESEVLAAHHRLAGQAMLLPGPPLRRNEDWARAHLEFHHTLIKACGNAVLLDICTRLSDAAELYRAWSGPGGEQRHRDVAGEHQGLVDAALAHDADLAVARFEAHVNRTREILMETSFSVEPASWGPAAAGKDS
- a CDS encoding aldehyde dehydrogenase, whose amino-acid sequence is MDLVYESLYIGGKWVAPASARTIEVVSASTEEVIGRVPEAVEADIDAAVAAARTAFDDPVGWSSWEPAERAAVMERLAVALDARAGETARRVSSQNGLPISIANAVEGGFPQLILRYYAGLIRTAVLDEPRDGLLGGKVRVRRTPVGVVGAIVPWNLPMTLAAFKLGPALAAGCTLVLKPSPGTVLDAQLFAEAVDEAGFPPGVLNIVQSGREGGAHLVSHPGVDKVAFTGSTAAGRQIAETCGRLLRPVTLELGGKSAAIVLDDADLTANPQDLFLSTLVNNGQTCHLTTRILAPASRYDEIVETFTGFAASLAVGDALDPATQIGPLASAAQRERVEGYIAKGLAEGARLTTGGGRPAGQSRGWFVEPTVFADVDNHSTIAREEIFGPVLSIIKYETDEEAIAIANDSPYGLGGTVWTTDPARGQAVASRIRTGTIGINTYTVDPAAPFGGVKDSGLGRELGPEGLTAYQALQTVHLPR
- a CDS encoding VOC family protein is translated as MSLHRLTKITIGVPDVDETAKYYTEFGLTPTESGFATADGGEQLELRQARQRRLLTLGIGADDPDDLGRIAASLARLDVESRVESGELYTKDPVTGLDVVVSVAPRLRQEPPEPAAYNQPGSIRRANTRAPGIDREPPVRPRKLGHVVFGSTDQAATQRFFTEGLGFKVSDEAPGLAAFMRCSTDHHNVLVQQAPVSFLHHTSWEVDDVDEVGRGATAMLQGHPERHTWGLGRHYIGSNFFWYLRDPAGNFSEYYSDIDCILEDQLWEPRVVAGEKSLYAWGPPPPPSFLAPEDLADLMTDAHDGA
- a CDS encoding flavin reductase family protein, whose amino-acid sequence is MTTVDAARFRAVMAAVCAPVTVVTTTAAGGPRGATVSSFTSLSLDPPLVSVAFDRRSALLAEILDAGRFGVNLLGQGQDDLAVRFATRGADRFGGETAWFTDAGLPRLRDAAGWVACDLDRVVGAGDHLLLFGLVTALGRAELPPLVYAHRTFGTHSRYAERPRPLITDQIAACAR
- a CDS encoding amidohydrolase family protein produces the protein MTKTALTGVRVFDGAGLTEPTTVVLDDAVLGADAAGAEVVDCAGATLLPGLIDAHVHLLTPDDLSALAAHGITTALDMACWPRERVDSFRGRVPDIRSAGLPAIGPCGNHAKMPGMPAEAILTAPGQAAEFVARRVAEGSDYLKVVIEGDLLDQATIDAVVAEGKAHGKRTVAHASSVDAFRRAVRAGADVVTHVPRDGVLDAETASRMAEQGQVAVPTLAMMAALTTKLGAEGYEAGRRSVAALHAAGVPILAGTDAFSAPMLPFPVVQGASLHEELGLLAGAGLSEVDVLRAATELPARHFGLPDRGAVREGLRADLVLVDGDPTRDITATAKVRRVWAAGEVVA